GCCGGTTCACGCGCTTGGCGAGATCACATGGCTGCCGCCGGTGCCGGCGCCGGAAAAGATCATCTGCATCGGCGTCAACTATCCCGACCGCAACGCCGAGTACAAGGACGGGCAGGACGCGCCGAAATATCCGAGCATGTTCATGCGATCGCCCCGCTCCTTCGTCGGCCACGACACGCCGCTGGTGCGGCCGCGCGCCTCCGCGCAGCTCGACTACGAGGGCGAGATCGTGCTGGTGATCGGCAAGGCCGGCCGGCACATTGCGGAAAGCGCCGCGCTCGACCACATCGCCGCGCTCACGCTGTGCAACGAAGGCTCAGTGCGCGACTGGCTTCGCCATGCAAAATTCAACGTGACGCAGGGCAAGAACTTTGATTCCAGCGGCAGCCTCGGGCCGTGGCTGGTGCCCTACACGCAGGAATCGCAGATCGCCGACATCCGTCTGACGACGCATGTCAACGGTGAGCTCAGGCAGGACGATCGAACTAGCCGGCTGATGTTCCCGTTCCGCTATCTCATCAGCTACATCTCGACCTTCGCAACGCTCGTTCCCGGCGACGTCATTGTCACGGGCACACCGACCGGCGCGGGTGCGCGGTTCGATCCGCCGCGCTATTTGAAGCCGGGCGATGTCGTCGAGATCGAAGCCGAGGGCATCGGCGCGTTGCGAAACGGCGTCGTCGACGAAGTCTGAACAAGACGAAGTGGAATAGTGCAATGACCACCCTCACCGGCGGCGAAGCGATCGTAAGCGGGCTTGTGGCCCATGGCGTCGACACCGTATTCGGCCTGCCCGGCGCGCAGGTCTACGGCCTGTTCGATGCCTTCCACCAGGCTCAGCTCAAGGTGATCGGCGCGCGGCACGAGCAGGCCTGCGGCTACATGGCGTTCGGCTATGCGCGCTCCAGCGGCAGGCCCGGCGTGTTCAGCGTGGTGCCGGGCCCCGGCGTGCTCAATGCCAGCGCGGCGCTGCTTACCGCGTTCGGCTGCAACGAGCCGGTGCTGTGCGTCACCGGCCAGGTGCCGACGTCTTTTTTGGGCAAGGGCCGGGGCCATCTGCACGAGATGCCGGATCAGCTCGCGACGCTGCGGACCTACGTGAAATGGGCAGACCGTATCGAATATCCCGGCAACGCACCGACAGTCGTGGCGCGCGCGTTCCAGGAGATGATGTCGGGACGGCGCGGTCCCGCTTCGGTCGAGATGCCCTGGGACGTCTTTACCCGGCGCGCGGACACGGCCTCCGCAAAGGTGCTGGAGCCGCTGCCCGCGCCGCAGCCTGACGCTGACCTGATCAAGCAGGCGGCTGCGCTGATCAAGGCCAGCAAGGCGCCGATGATCTTCGTCGGCAGCGGCGCGATCGAGGCGCGCGAGGAGATCCTCGAGCTCGCCGAGATGATCGATGCGCCGGTCGTCGCCTTCCGCAGCGGCCGCGGCATCGTCTCCAATGCGCACGAGCTCGGGCTCACCATGGCGGCCGCCTATAAGCTCTGGCCCACGACCGACCTCATGGTCGCAATCGGCACCCGCGCGGAGCTGCCGGCCTCAGGCTTCCGCTGGCCGTATCAACCGAAGGGGCTGAAATCCATTCGGATCGACATCGATCCGGC
This genomic stretch from Bradyrhizobium sp. CCGB12 harbors:
- a CDS encoding fumarylacetoacetate hydrolase family protein, whose amino-acid sequence is MKLPRLATYSVKGNIRYGAVLEGGIVDLSARYAKDYPTLREVIAAGKLVSLAKEAAGRTPVHALGEITWLPPVPAPEKIICIGVNYPDRNAEYKDGQDAPKYPSMFMRSPRSFVGHDTPLVRPRASAQLDYEGEIVLVIGKAGRHIAESAALDHIAALTLCNEGSVRDWLRHAKFNVTQGKNFDSSGSLGPWLVPYTQESQIADIRLTTHVNGELRQDDRTSRLMFPFRYLISYISTFATLVPGDVIVTGTPTGAGARFDPPRYLKPGDVVEIEAEGIGALRNGVVDEV
- a CDS encoding thiamine pyrophosphate-dependent enzyme, which encodes MTTLTGGEAIVSGLVAHGVDTVFGLPGAQVYGLFDAFHQAQLKVIGARHEQACGYMAFGYARSSGRPGVFSVVPGPGVLNASAALLTAFGCNEPVLCVTGQVPTSFLGKGRGHLHEMPDQLATLRTYVKWADRIEYPGNAPTVVARAFQEMMSGRRGPASVEMPWDVFTRRADTASAKVLEPLPAPQPDADLIKQAAALIKASKAPMIFVGSGAIEAREEILELAEMIDAPVVAFRSGRGIVSNAHELGLTMAAAYKLWPTTDLMVAIGTRAELPASGFRWPYQPKGLKSIRIDIDPAEMRRLASDAAIVADAKAGTIDLVAAVKKAGYAKGSGRRGTIREATATAQAEIQRIQPQMAYLNILREVLPANAIVTDELSQVGFASWYGFPVYEPRTFITSGYQGTLGSGFPTALGAKVANPDKPVVAITGDGGFMFGVQELSTAVQFNIGVVTLVFNNNAYGNVRRDQRQHFDGRVVASDLVNPDFVKLAESFGVAAARVTAPDQFKAALEKALAHGGPYLISVEVTRDSEVSPWAFIHPSKP